The proteins below come from a single Halobacillus salinarum genomic window:
- a CDS encoding NAD(P)-binding domain-containing protein, whose translation MFNQHSLDTMESVGVSECWRQGTVNGISRADDLWQVTTSDGQSVQGERVVLAMGVNQKPRYPDWASKFESTELLSHVFEMGESLPHEGEVVVVGGG comes from the coding sequence ATGTTCAATCAGCACAGCTTAGACACAATGGAAAGTGTGGGGGTAAGCGAGTGTTGGAGACAGGGAACTGTAAACGGGATTTCAAGGGCTGATGATTTGTGGCAGGTCACCACCTCTGATGGTCAAAGCGTACAAGGGGAGCGAGTTGTGCTGGCTATGGGAGTGAATCAAAAGCCGCGCTACCCTGACTGGGCCAGTAAATTCGAAAGTACAGAGCTGTTAAGCCATGTATTTGAAATGGGAGAATCCCTTCCCCATGAAGGAGAGGTAGTTGTTGTGGGAGGGGGATGA
- a CDS encoding FAD/NAD(P)-binding protein has translation MYQWIIIGGGIQGCCVATRLLEEKVNKEDLLIIDPYPDPMHMWRTLTNKIGMPYLRSPSVHHLNADPYSLGKYSRANDYAQPFKGDTNVHVWTCSISTA, from the coding sequence ATGTATCAATGGATCATCATAGGTGGAGGAATTCAAGGGTGCTGTGTAGCCACCCGCCTGCTTGAAGAGAAAGTGAACAAAGAAGACCTTTTAATCATCGACCCTTACCCGGATCCCATGCACATGTGGCGAACATTAACAAATAAAATTGGGATGCCTTATTTAAGGTCTCCTTCTGTTCATCACCTGAATGCCGATCCGTACAGCTTGGGTAAATATTCCCGTGCGAACGACTACGCGCAACCCTTTAAGGGAGATACGAACGTCCACGTTTGGACATGTTCAATCAGCACAGCTTAG
- the rpsN gene encoding 30S ribosomal protein S14, with amino-acid sequence MAKKSKIAKEKKRQEMVKKYAELRRELKAKGDYEALRKLPRDSSPTRLTGRCEVTGRPRAYMRKFKMSRIAFREYAHKGQIPGVKKASW; translated from the coding sequence ATGGCAAAGAAATCAAAAATTGCAAAAGAAAAGAAAAGACAAGAGATGGTGAAAAAATATGCGGAACTTCGTAGAGAGCTGAAAGCAAAAGGAGATTATGAAGCACTGAGAAAGCTGCCGCGTGATTCTTCCCCGACACGGTTAACAGGCAGATGTGAAGTAACGGGCAGACCTCGTGCGTATATGAGGAAATTTAAAATGTCACGCATTGCCTTTAGAGAATATGCTCACAAGGGTCAAATTCCTGGCGTTAAAAAAGCAAGCTGGTAA
- the dcd gene encoding dCTP deaminase: MILSRQTIIKHIEEGQLVVEPLDYAHIQPASVDLELGRHFMAVDEHTTGKLSMKEKASYRDIFVGSGEPIIIPPHSFMLATSKEWVKLPNHLTAFLEGRSSVGRMGLFIQNAGWVDPGFEGRLTLELYNSNRAPIELIEGRRICQLVIAEVDEPTQPYKGKYAGQMSTTASEVYKDEENHFFRNKS; encoded by the coding sequence ATGATTTTATCAAGGCAGACCATTATCAAACATATAGAGGAAGGACAGCTGGTCGTCGAGCCTTTAGACTATGCTCACATTCAGCCAGCCTCTGTTGATCTCGAATTAGGCAGACATTTTATGGCAGTGGATGAACACACCACTGGTAAGCTTTCAATGAAGGAAAAAGCTTCCTACCGCGACATTTTTGTTGGTTCAGGAGAACCGATCATTATTCCACCGCATTCCTTTATGCTTGCGACATCGAAGGAGTGGGTGAAATTACCGAATCATCTTACAGCTTTTTTGGAAGGCAGAAGCTCCGTGGGAAGAATGGGATTATTCATTCAAAATGCTGGATGGGTCGATCCTGGTTTCGAAGGGCGGCTCACTCTGGAACTTTACAATTCTAACCGGGCTCCCATCGAATTGATAGAGGGACGGAGAATTTGTCAATTAGTGATTGCGGAGGTTGATGAGCCCACACAACCTTATAAGGGTAAATATGCTGGGCAAATGAGTACAACTGCAAGTGAAGTGTATAAAGATGAAGAGAATCATTTTTTTAGAAATAAATCGTAA
- a CDS encoding GTP-binding protein has protein sequence MEKKIPVTVLSGYLGAGKTTLLNHILNNREGLKIAVIVNDMSEINIDADLVEQGGHFSRIEENLVEMSNGCICCTLREDLLIEVEKIAKNGNIDYIVIESTGISEPVPVAQTFSYIDEELGIDLTKYCRLDTMVTVLDAYRFWHDYESGDRLLDRKQAVGEEDERNLADLLIDQIEFCDVLLLNKCDMVTKDQLDSLTKVVRTLQPEAEIIPTTYSEIELSKILDTHRFNFEKASQSAGWLQELMAGPEHHTPETEEYGIQSFVYKRRLPFHSKRFYEWISRMPTAIVRAKGIAWCATRNKLALLLSQAGPSVSVEPVSYWVASLPKEQKDRTIMQNPDILNDWDVEYGDRMIKLVFIGVELDQETITKELDQCLLTPEEMDSDWSELEDPFVWEVGPAY, from the coding sequence ATGGAAAAGAAAATACCTGTAACCGTGTTGAGTGGATATTTAGGAGCAGGCAAGACAACACTTCTCAACCATATTTTAAATAACCGGGAAGGACTAAAGATTGCCGTCATTGTGAATGACATGAGTGAAATTAATATTGACGCTGATTTAGTAGAACAAGGGGGTCACTTCTCAAGGATCGAAGAAAATTTAGTCGAAATGTCCAACGGCTGCATCTGCTGTACTTTGAGGGAAGACTTACTGATTGAAGTCGAAAAGATTGCTAAGAACGGAAACATTGATTACATCGTGATTGAATCTACAGGAATCAGCGAACCTGTCCCTGTTGCTCAAACCTTTTCATATATCGACGAAGAACTAGGCATCGACCTTACGAAATATTGTCGTCTAGACACGATGGTTACGGTTCTGGATGCTTACCGGTTTTGGCATGATTATGAGTCCGGGGATCGTCTTCTGGATAGAAAACAAGCAGTCGGAGAAGAGGACGAGCGAAACCTTGCCGATCTGCTTATTGACCAAATAGAATTCTGCGATGTGCTTTTATTAAATAAATGTGACATGGTAACGAAAGATCAGCTCGATTCATTGACGAAAGTCGTTAGAACGCTGCAGCCGGAAGCTGAAATCATTCCTACCACCTACAGTGAGATTGAACTATCAAAAATTTTGGACACCCATCGGTTTAATTTTGAAAAGGCAAGCCAATCAGCTGGATGGCTTCAGGAATTAATGGCAGGTCCGGAGCATCATACGCCGGAAACGGAAGAGTATGGAATTCAGTCTTTTGTATATAAACGTCGGCTCCCTTTTCATTCCAAGCGTTTTTACGAATGGATCAGTCGGATGCCGACAGCAATTGTACGTGCCAAAGGGATAGCCTGGTGTGCGACAAGAAACAAATTGGCGCTTTTGCTCTCTCAGGCTGGACCATCGGTTTCTGTAGAGCCGGTTTCGTACTGGGTGGCATCACTCCCTAAAGAACAAAAAGATCGTACGATTATGCAAAACCCGGATATACTCAATGATTGGGATGTAGAGTATGGCGACCGAATGATCAAGCTGGTCTTTATAGGAGTAGAGCTTGACCAGGAGACAATCACAAAAGAGCTGGATCAATGTTTATTAACGCCTGAAGAAATGGATAGTGACTGGTCTGAATTGGAAGATCCATTTGTTTGGGAAGTGGGACCAGCCTACTAA
- a CDS encoding nucleoside recognition domain-containing protein → MLTDKSIEPGGTIALAGLESVGKSALFRHLTGDQTGVETNVKGSTVVISKGSMKRDSRIKVVDTPGIRFKDDSITTQMALNQIKQLDEIILVVKASSLKEELLLLEEQLQLKGKKVVVVATHRDKFQPSEEDQLFIRDLLNVPIVWCNSRSLSTNEQNEIWQAIQCSSNWELNNNLLSFLPAQREEKRSSWLESLLSKQVIGPFLALIMVLCMFAGPVFIAYLLSSYFQPISERLLLNPLKEAFMNFPEFFQVLLIGKYGALTLGWYSFLWAFPVVFLIGLSVAVTEETGVQEHMTHALNPWLKKIGLTGRDLVPVLTGFGCNVVAVMQSRSCSSCTRGACISLISFGSACSYQIGASLSLFGSAGHPVLFIPYIFVLFIVGAVHTRIWEKGSAPLTPVPSLPYLQSITWRGIKFRLMGILKQFLGQAMPIFIIICFIASLFQYMGVMKGMAALLSPLLTLFSLPEEAAPGVVFSFFRKDGMMVLNEGQGALLQTLEIWQIFLIVYLASTLSSCLVTLFSIYKEMGLKQAGSVLVKQMTTSVVSTLILAVFFSALFK, encoded by the coding sequence ATGCTGACAGATAAGAGTATTGAACCAGGAGGAACAATCGCATTGGCCGGGCTTGAATCTGTAGGGAAGTCAGCCTTGTTCAGACACTTAACAGGTGATCAGACTGGTGTAGAAACCAATGTCAAAGGGTCTACTGTAGTGATTTCTAAGGGAAGCATGAAAAGAGATTCCAGAATCAAAGTCGTGGATACACCAGGAATCCGCTTTAAAGATGACAGCATTACGACTCAAATGGCTTTAAACCAAATTAAACAGTTAGATGAAATTATTCTTGTGGTCAAAGCATCCAGTCTAAAAGAGGAGCTGCTTCTATTAGAAGAGCAATTGCAACTCAAAGGAAAAAAAGTCGTAGTTGTAGCTACTCACCGGGATAAGTTTCAGCCTAGTGAGGAAGATCAGCTTTTTATAAGGGACTTATTAAATGTTCCTATCGTTTGGTGTAACAGCCGTTCATTGAGTACGAATGAGCAGAATGAAATCTGGCAGGCTATCCAATGCTCTTCCAACTGGGAGCTGAACAATAATTTGTTATCATTTCTGCCTGCTCAACGAGAGGAGAAGCGTTCCAGCTGGCTGGAATCCTTGTTAAGTAAACAAGTGATTGGCCCTTTCCTGGCTTTAATCATGGTTTTATGTATGTTCGCGGGACCTGTATTTATCGCTTATTTACTGTCCAGCTATTTTCAACCTATCTCAGAAAGGCTTTTATTAAATCCTTTAAAAGAAGCTTTTATGAATTTCCCGGAATTTTTCCAAGTATTATTGATTGGCAAATATGGTGCTTTAACGCTCGGGTGGTACTCCTTTTTATGGGCTTTTCCTGTCGTTTTTCTAATCGGTTTAAGTGTGGCCGTAACAGAGGAGACAGGGGTTCAGGAACATATGACTCACGCGCTGAATCCATGGTTAAAGAAAATTGGTCTGACAGGGAGGGATTTGGTTCCCGTTCTTACTGGCTTTGGCTGCAATGTCGTAGCTGTCATGCAAAGCAGAAGCTGCAGCAGCTGCACAAGAGGAGCTTGTATTTCATTAATCTCCTTTGGGTCTGCCTGTAGTTATCAAATTGGAGCTTCGTTATCGTTATTTGGTTCAGCTGGCCATCCAGTTTTGTTTATCCCTTATATATTTGTTTTGTTTATTGTGGGGGCTGTCCATACAAGGATTTGGGAAAAAGGTTCCGCTCCTCTGACTCCTGTGCCATCCCTTCCATATTTGCAGTCTATTACGTGGAGAGGGATAAAGTTTCGATTAATGGGTATTTTGAAGCAGTTCTTAGGTCAAGCCATGCCCATTTTTATTATTATTTGTTTCATTGCTTCCCTGTTTCAATACATGGGAGTAATGAAAGGAATGGCTGCTCTCTTATCTCCTTTGTTAACACTGTTTTCGTTACCTGAGGAAGCTGCACCAGGTGTCGTGTTTTCTTTTTTTAGAAAAGACGGCATGATGGTCCTGAATGAAGGGCAAGGAGCTCTTCTTCAAACATTGGAAATATGGCAGATCTTTTTAATTGTGTACTTGGCTTCTACCTTATCTTCATGCTTGGTCACCCTCTTTTCTATATACAAGGAAATGGGGCTGAAACAAGCCGGCAGCGTATTGGTTAAACAAATGACAACATCGGTTGTCAGCACGCTCATCTTAGCTGTCTTTTTTTCTGCTTTATTTAAATAA
- a CDS encoding NAD(P)/FAD-dependent oxidoreductase translates to MKKHYDVLVVGAGASGIGVGILLKQMGCESFRLIDRGKIGESFRRWPKEMRFITPSFPSQGFGQTDLNAVAPKTSPGYTLNQEHPTGEDYAEYLELLVNHYELPVTTDLEVKEVTKLESGLFELTTSKGTITSTFIIWAAGEYQYPDWDVFPGAELCIHNSQIQSWGEMEDDDYIIIGGYESGLDAVYQLNQYHKKSRLLARTSTWKLDSSDPSTILSPYTFNRIRESLPDRRIKIFEHHTVQSVSRKNDIYFVQTSEGEEFTTSTPPILATGFKGSTSIISHLFDSGSHGEPLVNNQDESTQCEGLFLCGPELRHDSHVFCFIYKFRQRFPVVAEAIGSQLNLDLDILDLYKKESFYLDDLTDCGERCEC, encoded by the coding sequence ATGAAAAAACATTACGATGTACTCGTTGTAGGAGCAGGTGCTTCCGGAATTGGCGTAGGAATTCTGCTGAAACAGATGGGGTGTGAAAGCTTCCGTCTTATCGACAGAGGAAAGATTGGCGAATCATTTCGAAGATGGCCGAAAGAAATGCGGTTTATCACTCCTTCTTTTCCATCACAGGGATTTGGCCAGACAGACCTGAATGCGGTAGCTCCGAAGACTTCTCCAGGTTACACACTAAATCAGGAGCACCCGACAGGAGAAGACTATGCAGAATACCTGGAATTACTCGTAAACCATTATGAACTGCCTGTAACGACTGACTTGGAAGTAAAAGAAGTGACCAAATTGGAATCCGGGTTATTCGAGTTGACGACTTCCAAAGGGACAATCACCAGCACGTTTATCATTTGGGCAGCCGGTGAATATCAATATCCGGATTGGGATGTGTTTCCGGGAGCAGAACTATGTATCCATAATAGTCAAATTCAATCCTGGGGAGAAATGGAAGATGATGACTATATCATTATAGGGGGCTACGAAAGCGGTCTTGATGCTGTATATCAGTTGAATCAATACCATAAAAAATCCCGGCTGTTGGCAAGAACCTCTACTTGGAAGCTTGACAGTAGTGACCCTAGTACAATTTTGTCACCTTATACGTTCAATCGTATCCGCGAATCACTTCCTGATAGAAGAATTAAAATATTTGAACATCACACCGTCCAGTCAGTTAGTAGAAAAAATGACATCTACTTTGTGCAAACAAGTGAAGGGGAAGAATTTACCACCTCTACGCCACCAATACTGGCAACAGGGTTCAAAGGAAGTACTTCGATCATTTCTCATTTATTTGACAGTGGCAGTCACGGGGAACCTTTAGTGAATAATCAGGATGAATCGACTCAATGTGAAGGCTTATTTCTATGTGGACCTGAGCTGCGTCACGACAGTCATGTGTTTTGTTTTATATATAAATTCCGCCAACGTTTTCCAGTAGTTGCTGAAGCGATCGGCTCTCAATTGAATTTGGATCTGGATATTCTGGATTTATATAAAAAAGAAAGCTTTTATTTAGACGATCTTACGGACTGTGGAGAGCGATGCGAATGCTGA
- a CDS encoding CobW family GTP-binding protein, with protein sequence MNEIESRIPVTIVTGYLGSGKTTFLNHILKNTEEKAAVIVNEFGDIGIDDQLIEQTNEEIIEINSGCICCNVRKDLIDTLSMLSFSKKESMVEYDRVIIETTGLADPAPVVQTFLMDKDMIEDYVIDSVCTLVDAQHISRHLDHQGEALSQIAFADTVLVNKIDLVDHDQLEHLTKRLERINPTASLYLCRNSQISLDKVLDTYSFDLQEKISINPDFLNEDHHHHEDEVSSLSIREDKPLSLKKLNLWFSFLVQIEGERLYRYKGVLNIEGEEKRYVFQGVHMLFAGEAGSDWGKSSRQSELVFIGKNLDKDRLTEQFRKCVAE encoded by the coding sequence ATGAATGAAATTGAATCCAGAATACCGGTTACAATCGTGACAGGATACCTCGGGTCAGGAAAGACTACTTTTCTTAACCACATCCTTAAAAACACAGAAGAAAAAGCTGCTGTTATTGTAAACGAGTTCGGGGATATAGGAATTGACGATCAGCTCATTGAGCAGACCAATGAAGAAATCATCGAAATTAATAGTGGCTGTATCTGCTGTAATGTTCGTAAAGACCTTATTGATACATTGTCCATGCTTTCTTTTTCCAAGAAAGAAAGCATGGTGGAGTATGACCGGGTTATCATTGAAACGACGGGACTTGCTGATCCTGCTCCAGTCGTACAAACATTTTTAATGGATAAGGATATGATTGAGGACTACGTTATTGACAGCGTCTGTACTCTGGTAGATGCTCAACATATTTCCAGGCATTTAGATCATCAAGGCGAAGCTTTGAGTCAAATTGCTTTCGCTGATACAGTGCTGGTCAATAAAATCGATTTGGTGGATCATGATCAGCTTGAACATCTGACCAAAAGATTAGAACGAATCAATCCTACAGCTTCCCTGTATTTATGCAGAAACAGCCAGATTTCTCTGGATAAAGTGTTGGATACTTATTCTTTTGATTTACAGGAAAAGATCAGTATTAATCCTGACTTCTTAAACGAAGACCACCATCATCATGAGGATGAAGTATCTTCCTTGTCTATCCGGGAAGACAAGCCGCTCAGTCTAAAAAAGCTTAATCTATGGTTTTCCTTTCTTGTCCAAATAGAGGGGGAACGGTTATACCGCTACAAAGGGGTATTGAATATAGAGGGGGAAGAAAAGCGTTATGTTTTCCAAGGTGTTCATATGCTTTTTGCAGGGGAAGCAGGGAGTGATTGGGGAAAGAGTTCTCGTCAAAGTGAACTTGTCTTTATCGGAAAGAATTTAGATAAAGACAGGCTTACAGAACAATTCAGAAAATGTGTGGCTGAATGA
- the sufU gene encoding Fe-S cluster assembly sulfur transfer protein SufU gives MLDDLYRKIVMDHAKYKRNFGTLNEEGVIHEIPYKNPTCGDVMVLYLREGDSGIEELSFEGEGCSISMASCSMMTELLKNHTVEECRYKRQAFERLIRNGELEDEVDLGDAESLQGVHKLRARHNCALMPWQAFDKWLKEQGHE, from the coding sequence ATGCTGGATGATTTATATCGAAAGATTGTAATGGATCATGCAAAATATAAACGGAATTTTGGGACACTGAACGAAGAAGGAGTTATTCATGAAATTCCTTATAAGAATCCTACATGCGGAGATGTCATGGTTTTATATTTGCGTGAAGGAGACAGTGGAATAGAAGAGTTATCATTCGAAGGCGAAGGGTGCAGCATTAGCATGGCTTCCTGCTCAATGATGACGGAGCTTTTGAAAAACCACACCGTCGAGGAGTGCCGCTATAAAAGACAAGCTTTTGAACGTTTAATTAGAAATGGTGAATTAGAGGATGAAGTCGATTTAGGCGACGCGGAGTCCCTTCAAGGAGTACACAAGTTACGCGCCAGGCACAATTGTGCGCTTATGCCTTGGCAGGCCTTTGATAAATGGCTAAAGGAGCAAGGACATGAATGA
- the cysS gene encoding cysteine--tRNA ligase, translated as MAIKIYNTLTRQKELFQPLEKDKVKMYVCGPTVYNYIHIGNARPAIVFDTVRRYFEYSGYTVHYVLNFTDVDDKLIHAAKQLNEEVTDVANHFITAYKEDVGALGVKEAVDHPRVTENMEGIIRFIQGLMDKGFAYEVSGDVYFRIRSFDHYGKLSHQSLNELKSGARVELGEKKGDPLDFALWKRAKEGEVSWNSPWGKGRPGWHIECSAMVKKCLGDTIDIHAGGQDLIFPHHENEIAQSEAHNGKSLARYWMHNGYINIDEEKMSKSLGNVILTRELMKKHDPQVIRFFMLLVQYRHPINFSDELLIEAKSSFERIKNSYKNIKHRKTTCMSLKDDQQPWLEKVQAFKSQFIKEMDDDFNTASAITVLFGLTKSANLYLQERQTHKDVLDAFESTFEELTGVLGLDLGLREERVNEKINALIEERKQARKNRNFKRADQIRDELKEQNIILEDTPQGTRWKRDTHEYNDCTPDPGGQFYAAEEDGLQE; from the coding sequence ATAGCTATCAAGATTTACAACACATTGACACGTCAAAAAGAGCTATTTCAACCGTTAGAAAAAGATAAGGTGAAGATGTATGTGTGTGGTCCGACTGTTTACAATTATATTCATATAGGTAACGCTCGTCCGGCGATCGTATTTGATACGGTGCGTCGCTATTTTGAATATTCAGGGTATACGGTTCATTATGTCTTAAACTTTACTGATGTTGATGACAAATTGATTCATGCAGCAAAGCAGCTGAACGAGGAAGTCACAGACGTCGCGAACCATTTTATTACAGCTTATAAAGAAGACGTCGGAGCACTCGGTGTAAAAGAAGCTGTCGATCATCCACGCGTCACGGAAAACATGGAAGGAATTATTCGTTTTATTCAAGGTTTAATGGACAAGGGATTTGCTTATGAGGTTTCCGGCGATGTTTATTTCCGTATTCGTTCGTTTGATCATTATGGTAAACTCTCACACCAATCTCTTAACGAACTAAAGTCGGGAGCAAGGGTTGAATTAGGAGAAAAAAAGGGAGATCCCTTAGATTTTGCCCTTTGGAAACGAGCGAAAGAGGGAGAAGTCTCTTGGAACAGCCCTTGGGGAAAGGGGCGTCCGGGATGGCATATCGAATGCTCGGCGATGGTCAAGAAATGCTTAGGAGATACAATTGATATTCATGCTGGCGGACAGGACTTAATCTTTCCTCATCATGAAAACGAAATAGCCCAATCCGAGGCGCATAATGGAAAGTCTTTGGCTCGTTATTGGATGCACAATGGTTATATCAATATTGATGAGGAAAAAATGTCTAAATCACTCGGCAATGTTATTTTGACCCGTGAACTAATGAAGAAACACGATCCGCAAGTCATCCGTTTTTTTATGCTGCTCGTTCAATACCGTCATCCGATCAATTTTAGTGATGAATTGTTAATAGAAGCCAAGAGTAGTTTTGAACGTATTAAAAATTCCTATAAGAACATTAAACATCGTAAAACGACATGTATGAGCCTAAAAGATGATCAACAACCTTGGCTGGAAAAAGTGCAGGCTTTTAAATCGCAGTTTATTAAAGAGATGGATGATGATTTTAATACGGCGAGCGCAATCACTGTATTGTTTGGATTAACTAAATCAGCAAATCTCTATCTTCAAGAACGACAAACACACAAAGATGTATTGGATGCTTTTGAGAGCACGTTTGAAGAACTGACCGGAGTACTCGGCCTGGATCTGGGTCTTCGGGAAGAGCGGGTGAATGAAAAAATTAACGCCTTAATTGAAGAGCGTAAGCAAGCCCGTAAGAACCGGAACTTTAAACGGGCTGATCAAATACGTGATGAACTAAAAGAACAAAACATTATTTTGGAAGATACACCTCAGGGAACACGTTGGAAAAGAGACACTCACGAATACAATGACTGTACGCCGGATCCCGGTGGCCAATTTTATGCAGCTGAAGAAGATGGTTTACAAGAGTAA
- a CDS encoding (2Fe-2S) ferredoxin domain-containing protein, whose translation MATWDLSNTNHHLMICNGSSCNKAGAEELTLALREEISAKGLDEKIHTTRTRCNGRCHDKCVVIDYPKGTWYKDLHPTDVPLLIELLLNNEDLTSKISHSFNGEYFQRENNVYSGVPKTLETVKRVSK comes from the coding sequence ATGGCGACATGGGATTTAAGCAATACAAATCATCACTTAATGATTTGTAATGGCAGCAGCTGTAACAAGGCTGGTGCTGAGGAATTAACGCTCGCTCTTCGGGAAGAAATATCTGCTAAAGGGCTTGACGAAAAAATACACACGACCCGCACACGTTGTAACGGGCGATGCCACGATAAATGTGTAGTCATCGACTATCCAAAAGGAACTTGGTATAAAGATCTGCATCCAACTGACGTACCTTTATTAATAGAACTTTTGCTTAACAATGAGGACTTGACTAGCAAAATCAGTCATTCCTTTAATGGAGAGTATTTTCAAAGGGAGAACAATGTGTATAGTGGTGTACCAAAAACATTAGAAACTGTAAAAAGAGTATCTAAATAA
- a CDS encoding MBL fold metallo-hydrolase has protein sequence MKTYPLRIGELNALVVSDGGMPVTKEFFFANTPDHITHQFPAEFDAPLNFICISIDHKNILIDTGFGSECKDAGLLIQALNKHGISRYDIDEVILTHGHLDHIGGAVIKDKPAFPNATYYLHVEEWEMWAADKSSKEHSILSMLEDSITLIHKDMELYPGIRLFHTPGHTYGHLSVMVYSENQRLFIVSDLLNDPAALRHLSSHIGLEKSPEKGRQTRKAVLDFAEEQGILLFVCHYPFPGLGYIEKKDGVHQWTPLLT, from the coding sequence ATGAAAACATATCCTTTACGTATAGGGGAATTAAATGCTTTGGTGGTTTCTGACGGAGGAATGCCGGTGACTAAAGAGTTTTTTTTCGCTAATACTCCTGACCATATCACTCACCAATTTCCTGCCGAGTTTGACGCCCCTTTGAATTTTATTTGTATCTCAATAGATCACAAAAACATTCTAATAGATACAGGGTTTGGAAGTGAATGCAAGGACGCAGGTTTGCTAATTCAAGCTTTAAATAAGCACGGAATTAGCAGATACGATATTGATGAAGTCATTCTAACCCACGGACACTTAGACCATATAGGCGGGGCCGTCATAAAGGATAAGCCAGCCTTTCCCAATGCCACTTATTATCTACATGTCGAAGAATGGGAAATGTGGGCAGCGGATAAATCTTCTAAAGAACACAGCATTCTGTCTATGTTAGAAGATTCCATCACCCTTATTCACAAAGACATGGAATTATACCCAGGAATCAGACTATTTCATACTCCTGGACACACTTATGGGCACCTCTCTGTAATGGTATATTCGGAGAATCAAAGGCTGTTCATCGTATCAGACCTTTTAAATGACCCGGCAGCACTCAGGCATCTCTCTTCTCATATTGGGTTGGAAAAATCACCTGAAAAAGGACGACAGACTAGAAAAGCCGTCTTAGATTTCGCAGAAGAGCAGGGTATTCTGCTATTTGTTTGTCATTATCCATTTCCCGGATTGGGTTACATTGAAAAAAAAGATGGGGTCCATCAATGGACCCCATTGCTTACGTAA